The genomic stretch CCCCGCGAGGTCCATCAGCGAGCGGTCGGGCTGGCGCAGCAGCGGGCGCGCCCACACCGGCTGGTCGAGGACAGGGTCGGGCGGCTCCCGCACGATCGGCACGCCCCGACTCTAACGAGGTCCAGCCGCCGGTCCACCGCCATCCGGTCAGGCGGAAGTCCAACACCCGGCCAGGATTCCGCCGGGAAGGATTCTCCGACCGGGATCCGGCCGACAGCAGGGGGGAGCCCGCCGCCGTTCCACCGCGCGGCGGCCCCGTCCCGACGGAGGCGCACGGAGCGCCTCCGGCCACTGCCAAGGAGGCGCCATGCTTCACCCTGCCCGCACGGGTCGCCGACGCCTGCGCGACCACCCGGCCCATCTGCTCGCCGCCATCAGCGCGGCGATGGTGCTCTTCGCGCTGGCCACCGCATCCCCCAGCCCCGCGCCCGCCGCGCCCGCGCCGGGGACCGCGGCCGCCGTCCCGCCGCAGGGCGTCTACGACCAGTGCGCCCCCACGCCGGATCTCGGCACCTGCATCGAGCACGTCCGCCGGGTCGCCAGCAACGGGATGCCCATCATCCTCAACTACACGAGCTGGTACGCGACGCCGACGGACCTGGTCGCGTATGCCGACGCCGCGGCCCTCGCGGGCGTGAAGCTCATCTGGCCGCTCAACGACAAGGTGTGGCGCGAGCAGGGCAACCTCTTCAAGCGCTACCCGAAGCTCGCGGCGCAGTGCTACTGCAACGACATGCTGGCCTACGTCGTCAACCGCCTGAAGGACCATCCCGCAACGTGGGGCTGGTACATCGGCGACGAGCTGACCGTCAACGAGGCGCCGCTCGTGCAGGCGCTCGCCGACCGCGTCCGCGCGCTCGACCCCGACCACCCGACGATCTACGTCGGCATGGGCATGCTCGAGCAGCTCGGCGCCAACCTCGGGCCGTACATCCGCGCCGCGGACTACATCGGCAGCGACATGTACCCGATCGGCAGCGTCGTGCCGCACACGCTCACGGGCGAGGCGATGGCAGCGTCGGCCCGCCAAATCAAGCCGGCCGGGAGGAACATGGTCGCGGTCCTGCAGGCCTTCGCGCACAACCAGTACCCCCAGGACGGGATGCCCGACGACCACTTCCCGACCGCCGCGGAGATGACCGATCAGCGCAACCAGGCGATCCTGGCGAGCGATCCCAGCCTCATCCTGTGGTACTCGCTCAACGACGTCGACCGCTCGGCGGACCCCGCCGGCAACTGGGCGAACCTCGTGCAGGCGGCCAACGCTCCTCCGCCGGTCGTGCCCGAGCCGCCGGTCGCCACCGCACCGCGCCCGTCGGCCACCCCGGCCGCGAAGGCCCGCGCGCGCACGGTGGCCGAGACGACGCGGACGAGAGGGCCAAGCGTGCGACGTCGCGCACGGTGGCCGAGACGACGCGGACGAGCAGGGCCAAGCGGGCGACGTCGCGCTCGAACGCCGAGCGGGCGACCGCGCGCCGGCGGTCCTAGCGCGGAGCCGGCGCCCGGACGGCGCGCGCCCAGTCGGCGAAGTGGCGAGCGGGGGCCCTGGAGTGGTCGATGTCCTGCAGCGAGTACCACAGGATCATCACGGGGCGCGAGACCTTCAGCGTGAGGTTGCGCGCCTTGAGCATCTCCGCGTAGGTCGGGAAGTGGTTGCGGTCGACGATCCCGGTGGGCGGGGCGTCGCGCACCTGGTTCCACGCGAACGCCTGAAGCGTCGCGACGAACTTGCGCCGCAGCGCGCTGGCCTCGCGTCCGGCGGAGCCCATGGACTGCGCGAGGATCGACGTCGCGAACGCGGTGCCGAAGGGGAACATGTCGTTGCCGAGGTACTCCGCGGCGGGCGCGAACGGCTTGAGCCCCGCGCCGAAGAGCTGGTCGAGGCCGGCCTGCATGTAGAGGCGCGGGTGGTTCGGGTCGAGGAACAGCACCCGGTCGGCGAGCCGGATGACGGCGGGCGCGGTGCTCGCCGGCAGCTCGTCGCCGACGTACCAGCCCCACGTCGCGGGGTTGTGGCGCAACAGACGAACCGTGTACCGCAGCAGGTTGGTGCAGTGACATCCGCGGGAGAGCTGCGGATACGTCCTGCGCAGGCTCACTGCGCCGCGCCAGGCCGGGTGGATGAGCGGCCAGATGAGCTTGACCCCGGCGTTGCGCGCCGCGCGCGCGTACGCCCGGATCTGGCGCGGCGAGCCGTTGAGCGCCTGGTAGTTGAGGACGTACTTGATGCCGACGCGCGCGACGCGGCGCAGGTTGGCGGCGCACCGCGCCGGATGCGCGCCCGGCGGGCACTGCTCGTAGACGCCCTGCGGGGGCAGCTTCGCCGCCGCCGACGCGCCGGCCGGGCAGCGGGCGAGCAGCAACGCCGCAACGAGTGTCGCGAGCAACACACCCGCGCCGGCGATCCGTGCGCCAGTCGGTGACACGCCGCCCACGGTACACACGAGCCCCTGCGCAACAAAACGCGAACGTTCAGGGGGCGCGCTGATACGCCGTGAACGCCGGCTTGCGGACGCCGTCGATCGCGATGAGGCCGGTGGTGAGCGAGCGATCGGTCCCGTCGTCGATCTCGTCCTGCAGGTTGAACCAGCCGAGCCCCGACACGTAGTCGACGGAGTTGACGAGCTTGTAGGCGGCCGTCACCCACTTCGCCTGCTGCGCACGGCTGACCGAGAAGTTGAACGCGCGGTTCGGGCGGTCCGACGACACGGTGAACTCCGACACCCAGATCGGAGGGGTCGCGCGTCCACGGTATGCGCGCTTCAGCTCGGAGTGCAGCGTGTCGAGGTCGTTGATGTCGCGCAGGCCCTTGACGTAGACGTTGTCCTTGAGGCGCGGGAAGCGCGTCGAGAACGCGTTGTGGCCGTACCAGTCCAGGCGCGGGGGCTTGCCGTTGGGCAGCCGCATCCACCTGACGAAGTCGCGCGGCGTCACCAGGCCGGTCGTGAAGGTCATCCCGCCGATGACGATGTTCGTGGGGTCGACGAACTTCAGCGCGCCGTAGGCGGCGTCGAGCAGCTTCGCGTAGGACCGCGGGCCCTGCTTCTTGTTGAACGGCATCGGCTGGTAGCTGCCCTGCCGCGTCGGCTCGCCCCAGATCATCCAGCGGCGCACCGGCGGGTACCGGCGCGAGGCGGCGACGAGGAAGTCGCCGTAGTCGGTCGGGTTGCTCGGCGTCCAGTCCGGGGTCCGTCCGCCGTTGGCCCACGGCGGCGTGCCGCGGACCATGACCGCGACCTGGATGTTCTCGGCGGTCGCCTGCGCCACCGCATCGTCCAGCGCGCGCGGCCACCTGTACGCGGGGTCGTCGGGGTTGCCGGGATCCGCCGGGCGCTCGGGTGCCGTCGTCGCCCAGTCGAGCTGGACCTCGAAGACGTCGACGCCGAGCTCCTTGTAGACCGGGAACGCCGAGGTGCCGTCGCCGAGGGTCGTGGCGCCCCAGATCGCCTTCTCGGCGGGGGCGGCGCGCCGCTTCGTCGCGGCGGAGGCGGTGGTGCCGACGACGAGCAGCACGGCGAGCAGCGCGGCGGCCAGGGGTGGAATGCGGCGCATCGGGGACTCCAACCCGGCCATGCGTCCAGCGATGCGGTGAACGCGCACGCGGGAACTCTATGCTTCGCCGCCTGAAGCGCCTCGCCGTCATCCTCGTCACCGCCTGTGCGGTCGCTCTGGCCGGTCCCGTGGCCGCCGCCCCCGCGCAGGACGACTGCGGCGGCGCGGCCTACTGCCTGCCGCCGCCCCCGGCGAGCAAGGCCGCCAAGAAGCGCGGCGCGAAGAAGTCCAAGAGCTCGCTGGACGTCAACGTGACGCTGGCCGGCCAGGTCGGCGCGGCGCTCGTCTACGCGCCCCGCGGCGGGGTCGTCACGCCGCGGCCGGGCCGGCGCAAGCGCGTCAGCGTGCCGGCCGTCTCGGTCTACTGCCCGTCGGCCTGCACGGTCTCCGGATCGCTGTCGCTGAAGGTCGGCGGACGCACGCTGCGCCAGCCGGGACTGAGCGCCTCGCTGAAGGCGGGCGCCGCCGCCTCGGGGCGGCTGTCGCTGTCGCGGGCGGCGCTGCGTCGCATCGTGAAGGCGCGCGGGGCGACGCTCACGGTCACCGTGAAGGTCACGGACCTCTACGGCGGCCACGAGCAGTCGATCGCCGTGGCCGTGCACCCCGCGCCGCTGACCTGACCGGCTTCCCGGCCCGATTGCGGGCGGACTGAGCGAGCAGCCTGCCAGACGCCCGCTCCCCGGGCGTCGCGGAGCGGGGCGCAGAACATCGTCCTGCGCGTGCGCCTGCGCCCGCAGTGACCGCTCCTCAGCGGGAGGGGCGCGGCGACCTGACGGAGGGCTGCGGCTCGGGGATCAGCGTGGCGCGCAGACGCTCGAACTCGTCCTGCGCCTGCGCGTAGTCCTCGGGCCGCCCGACGTCGAGCCAGAAGCACTGCTGGTGGTGCGCGCGGACGACCTCGCCGCGCTCGATGAGCCGCAGGATCAGCTCGGGGAAGTCGAGCCGGACGCCCGGGTCCAGGAAGCCGAGGACCCGGGGCGAGAAGCAGTACACGCCCATGGACGCGTCGAAGTCGGTCGTCGGCTTCTCGACGTAGTCGCTGAGCCGGCTCGGGTCGTTCTCGTCGAGCAGGATGACGCCGAGCGAGATCTGGATCGTGCGGGCGTGGGCGGCGATGGTGACGGTCGCGTCGCCGGCCGCGAGGTGCTCGCGCATGAGCGCCGCGTAGCTCATGTCGGTCAGCACGTCGCCGTTCATCACGAGGAAGTCCTCGCCGTCGAGCCCGTCGATGAGGCTGAGCGAGCCCACGGTGCCCAGCGGCTGCTCCTCGCGGAAGTAGTCGATCTCCACGCCGTGCCGGGAGCCGTCGCCGAAGAACGCCTCGATCAGCTCGGCGAGGTGGCCGGTCGCGATCGTGACGCGGTCGAAGCCGTCGCGCTGCAACTGGCGGATGACGATGTCGAGCACGGGCCGGTCGCCCACGGGCATGAGCGGCTTGGGCAG from Capillimicrobium parvum encodes the following:
- a CDS encoding nucleotidyltransferase family protein produces the protein MRAIVLAGGLGTRLLPYTTVLPKPLMPVGDRPVLDIVIRQLQRDGFDRVTIATGHLAELIEAFFGDGSRHGVEIDYFREEQPLGTVGSLSLIDGLDGEDFLVMNGDVLTDMSYAALMREHLAAGDATVTIAAHARTIQISLGVILLDENDPSRLSDYVEKPTTDFDASMGVYCFSPRVLGFLDPGVRLDFPELILRLIERGEVVRAHHQQCFWLDVGRPEDYAQAQDEFERLRATLIPEPQPSVRSPRPSR
- a CDS encoding glycoside hydrolase 5 family protein codes for the protein MLHPARTGRRRLRDHPAHLLAAISAAMVLFALATASPSPAPAAPAPGTAAAVPPQGVYDQCAPTPDLGTCIEHVRRVASNGMPIILNYTSWYATPTDLVAYADAAALAGVKLIWPLNDKVWREQGNLFKRYPKLAAQCYCNDMLAYVVNRLKDHPATWGWYIGDELTVNEAPLVQALADRVRALDPDHPTIYVGMGMLEQLGANLGPYIRAADYIGSDMYPIGSVVPHTLTGEAMAASARQIKPAGRNMVAVLQAFAHNQYPQDGMPDDHFPTAAEMTDQRNQAILASDPSLILWYSLNDVDRSADPAGNWANLVQAANAPPPVVPEPPVATAPRPSATPAAKARARTVAETTRTRGPSVRRRARWPRRRGRAGPSGRRRARTPSGRPRAGGPSAEPAPGRRAPSRRSGERGPWSGRCPAASTTGSSRGARPSA